In Campylobacter sp. 2014D-0216, the following proteins share a genomic window:
- a CDS encoding Dps family protein, with product MSVTKHLLQLQADAHSLWIKFHNYHWNVKGLQFFSIHEYTEKAYEEMAELFDDCAERALQLGEKAIVCPSTLLENAKAPKAQKDCFTPVEVLELIREDYKYLLAEFKKLNEEAEKASDTTTAAFAQENIAKYEKVLWMLNSTIQNTCTM from the coding sequence ATGTCAGTAACAAAACATTTATTACAATTACAAGCAGATGCACATAGCCTGTGGATTAAATTTCATAACTATCACTGGAATGTAAAAGGCTTGCAGTTCTTTTCTATCCATGAGTATACAGAAAAAGCTTATGAAGAAATGGCAGAACTTTTCGATGATTGTGCTGAAAGAGCTTTACAACTTGGAGAAAAAGCTATCGTTTGCCCAAGCACTTTACTAGAAAACGCAAAAGCACCAAAAGCTCAAAAAGACTGCTTTACTCCTGTAGAAGTACTAGAGCTTATTAGAGAAGACTATAAATATCTTTTAGCTGAATTTAAAAAACTTAACGAAGAAGCTGAAAAAGCAAGTGATACTACAACTGCAGCTTTTGCACAAGAAAATATTGCAAAATATGAAAAAGTTCTTTGGATGCTTAACTCAACTATCCAAAATACTTGCACTATGTAG
- a CDS encoding response regulator transcription factor, whose protein sequence is MKVLIVENEFYLAQSIGSKLNSIGYECDIIANVNELAHRDYEVILLSTSMNNFEHIIEIFKHKIIILLISYISSDTVLAPLKAGASDYIQKPFMIEELVRKIKHFQEFKKISILNHTYQSYLKHKFETAKLPIFDYKKIKLPLIIKANNQIFADHFVFNYTNEHNIANVYIDLSHQQNLDKIFKDNSLHYLVNFQTLKPLEKEKVLNLALKKAVIIHTSTNVEHNDFQILELGEDEKNFESNGILTIDDYVKHIIISYQNIFPDTDLSKKLGISRKSLWEKRKKYGITKKK, encoded by the coding sequence ATGAAAGTTTTAATAGTAGAAAATGAATTTTATTTGGCGCAAAGCATAGGTTCAAAGCTTAATTCTATAGGCTATGAATGTGACATTATCGCAAATGTAAATGAACTTGCCCACCGTGATTATGAGGTTATTTTACTTTCAACAAGTATGAATAATTTTGAGCATATTATCGAGATTTTTAAGCACAAAATCATCATTTTACTAATATCCTACATCAGCTCAGATACCGTTTTAGCACCGCTAAAAGCTGGCGCAAGCGACTACATACAAAAGCCTTTTATGATAGAAGAACTCGTGCGTAAAATCAAGCATTTTCAAGAATTTAAAAAAATAAGTATCTTAAACCACACCTATCAGTCATATTTAAAACATAAATTTGAAACCGCAAAATTACCTATTTTTGATTATAAAAAAATCAAACTTCCTTTGATCATAAAAGCTAACAATCAAATTTTTGCAGACCATTTTGTGTTTAACTATACTAACGAACATAATATCGCAAATGTCTACATCGACCTTTCACACCAACAAAATTTAGATAAAATTTTCAAAGACAATTCTTTGCATTATCTTGTAAATTTTCAAACCCTCAAACCTTTGGAAAAAGAAAAGGTGTTAAACCTTGCTTTAAAAAAAGCTGTTATTATACATACAAGTACAAATGTCGAACATAATGATTTTCAAATTTTAGAATTAGGCGAAGATGAAAAAAACTTTGAAAGCAATGGAATTTTAACTATTGATGATTATGTTAAGCATATTATCATTAGCTATCAAAACATTTTCCCCGATACTGATTTATCTAAAAAGTTAGGAATTTCAAGAAAGTCTTTATGGGAAAAAAGGAAAAAATATGGCATCACAAAGAAAAAATAG
- a CDS encoding IMPACT family protein, which yields MKTIDQIYQAKIEIKKSTFLSFLCPFEDFQALMQRLRSEHLKAVHFVYAYRYLNELGQIVEDKSDDGEPKGTSAMPCLNVLRGALLVNCAVIVVRYFGGIKLGTGGLVRAYSDAANEAILKANLIEFETKNILNLSIPFHFYARFEHFLNKNNISCKKTFLENVELSVSVNAKEEEEFKKFAKEFEFSGLVWK from the coding sequence ATGAAAACAATTGATCAGATTTATCAAGCAAAAATAGAAATCAAAAAATCGACTTTTTTATCTTTTTTATGTCCTTTTGAAGATTTTCAAGCATTAATGCAAAGACTAAGAAGTGAACATTTAAAGGCTGTGCATTTTGTATATGCTTATAGGTATTTAAATGAGTTGGGTCAAATTGTAGAAGATAAAAGCGATGATGGGGAGCCAAAGGGAACTTCTGCAATGCCTTGTTTAAATGTTTTAAGAGGGGCTTTGCTGGTTAATTGTGCGGTGATTGTGGTGCGTTATTTTGGTGGGATAAAACTTGGCACAGGCGGGCTTGTTAGAGCTTACAGCGATGCAGCAAATGAAGCGATTTTAAAAGCTAATCTTATAGAGTTTGAAACCAAAAATATCTTAAATTTAAGTATCCCTTTTCATTTTTATGCACGATTTGAGCATTTTTTAAACAAAAATAATATCTCTTGTAAAAAGACGTTTTTGGAAAATGTCGAACTTAGTGTGAGTGTCAACGCTAAAGAAGAAGAAGAATTTAAAAAATTTGCAAAAGAATTTGAATTTAGTGGACTTGTTTGGAAGTAA
- a CDS encoding alpha/beta fold hydrolase, protein MFFDLQNFIILSQKTTLNPHKKTLLLQIQNKFKENIHLLQELYDYSLVAYCANVFLGQSLPKQAYLKNKFILQALTNPFYKKDKIPVGGFNNAFLAYRFIKNYEILEHINEKHSYSKMGFRANFIYDKKRKNYILAFAGSDLNPLCFDFKDFYSDFFILLGKNPKGQIQSMYYFYDQLKQKYPIDKNLIIIGHSLGGYLAQAFARSFPNVVKEVYAFQAPGLKQNFQAYSYKNFHINTTHNLNFKTYKWWNFNFVQKLYHKNSQEILLHTGNVKHHPSVCIYKLHELFRILNP, encoded by the coding sequence ATGTTTTTTGACTTACAAAATTTCATCATTCTAAGTCAAAAAACTACTTTAAACCCTCACAAAAAAACACTACTTCTTCAAATCCAAAACAAATTTAAAGAAAATATACATTTACTGCAAGAACTATATGATTACAGTTTAGTAGCATACTGTGCAAATGTATTTTTAGGTCAAAGTTTGCCAAAACAAGCTTATTTAAAAAACAAGTTCATTCTTCAAGCTTTAACCAACCCATTCTACAAAAAAGACAAAATTCCAGTAGGCGGATTTAACAACGCGTTTTTGGCTTATCGCTTTATCAAAAACTATGAGATATTAGAACATATCAACGAAAAGCACTCTTACTCTAAAATGGGTTTTAGAGCTAATTTTATTTACGATAAAAAAAGAAAAAATTATATCTTAGCTTTTGCAGGAAGCGATCTAAATCCCTTATGTTTTGATTTTAAAGACTTTTACAGTGATTTTTTCATTCTACTTGGAAAAAATCCTAAAGGTCAAATTCAATCGATGTATTATTTTTACGATCAACTCAAGCAAAAATACCCTATCGATAAAAATCTCATCATTATAGGACATTCTTTAGGAGGATATCTAGCTCAAGCTTTTGCAAGATCCTTTCCTAATGTAGTAAAAGAAGTCTATGCCTTTCAAGCACCAGGTTTAAAACAAAATTTTCAAGCTTATTCTTATAAAAATTTCCATATAAATACCACCCACAATCTCAATTTTAAAACTTATAAATGGTGGAATTTTAATTTTGTGCAAAAGTTGTATCACAAAAACAGTCAAGAAATTTTACTCCACACAGGTAATGTTAAACACCATCCTAGTGTGTGTATTTATAAGCTACATGAGTTATTTAGAATTCTTAACCCATAA
- a CDS encoding tetrahydrodipicolinate N-succinyltransferase N-terminal domain-containing protein → MAIESKEEFLNLIKQIEQRINYKKPKAFGIARLDLSQVDPSKKLQASFGVINFEQNYAAAAVMFEAFFRRGVDVDFSESEFVATLIKEDLEFALECFAPFLQEAGHKNIEVIQAVKENFRENAFSFVCIFEDEAPKSLESVYLKLYLLSNKKVPLRSLNLTGAFGILPNVAWSDNKAIDLDFLRENEIDLKMSGRYPRIDYVDKFPRFLAHVIPEDNTRILESSKVRMGAVLAAGTTIMPGAAYVNFNAGTTGACMVEGRISSSAIVGEGSDVGGGASILGVLSGTSGNAISIGKACLLGANSVTGIPLGDNCIVDAGIAVLEGTKFALKNKEELQKINPDFKFDKDIYKGLELAGLNGLHFRQDSQSGVMIVALNKKAVKLNEDLH, encoded by the coding sequence ATGGCAATAGAAAGCAAAGAGGAATTTTTAAATTTAATTAAACAAATTGAACAAAGAATCAACTATAAAAAACCTAAAGCTTTTGGGATAGCTAGACTTGATCTAAGTCAAGTAGATCCTAGTAAAAAACTACAGGCTAGTTTTGGTGTGATCAATTTTGAGCAAAATTACGCAGCCGCAGCGGTGATGTTTGAGGCATTTTTTAGAAGAGGGGTTGATGTTGATTTTAGTGAAAGTGAATTTGTAGCTACTTTGATCAAAGAGGATTTGGAATTTGCTTTAGAATGTTTTGCACCATTTTTACAAGAAGCAGGTCATAAAAACATAGAAGTAATCCAAGCTGTAAAAGAAAATTTTAGAGAAAATGCCTTCTCTTTTGTTTGTATTTTTGAAGATGAGGCACCAAAAAGCTTAGAAAGTGTATATTTAAAACTTTACTTGCTTTCAAATAAAAAAGTACCTTTGAGAAGTTTAAATTTAACAGGTGCTTTTGGAATTTTACCTAATGTTGCATGGAGTGATAACAAGGCGATTGATTTGGACTTTTTAAGAGAAAATGAAATCGATTTGAAAATGAGTGGAAGATATCCAAGGATTGATTATGTAGATAAATTCCCAAGATTTTTAGCACATGTAATTCCTGAAGATAATACTAGAATTTTAGAAAGTTCTAAAGTAAGAATGGGTGCGGTTTTAGCTGCGGGTACTACTATAATGCCAGGAGCTGCTTATGTGAATTTTAATGCAGGTACAACGGGTGCTTGTATGGTGGAGGGGCGTATTAGTTCTTCTGCTATTGTGGGCGAGGGCAGTGATGTAGGAGGCGGTGCTTCTATACTTGGTGTTTTAAGTGGTACTAGTGGCAATGCTATTAGCATTGGTAAGGCTTGTCTTTTGGGTGCAAATTCGGTAACGGGAATTCCTTTGGGGGATAATTGTATCGTTGATGCGGGCATTGCTGTTTTAGAAGGAACTAAGTTTGCTTTAAAAAATAAAGAAGAATTGCAAAAAATCAACCCTGATTTTAAATTCGACAAAGATATATACAAAGGCCTAGAGCTAGCAGGCTTAAATGGTTTGCATTTTAGACAAGATTCGCAAAGTGGAGTGATGATAGTTGCTTTAAATAAAAAAGCAGTGAAACTTAATGAAGATTTGCATTAA
- a CDS encoding Mrp/NBP35 family ATP-binding protein, whose translation MKDKIEERLRQVIYPGFKKDIVSFGFVKKIEANENQAHIVVEIVSANAQIAQELKLNIANALKDLNLELNLEIIQPKIPEEKSNTRSGKNIAPQIKNFLMVSSGKGGVGKSTTTLNLAISLAKMGKRVGLLDADIYGPNIPRMLGESKSKPEIVGQKIRPILSHGVYMMSMGVLIEEGKGLMWRGSMIMKAIEQLLADVLWPELDVLLLDMPPGTGDAQITLAQSVPVSAGVCVSTPQVVSLDDSKRALDMFEKLHIPVAGIIENMSGFLCPDNGKEYDIFGKGTTEEMAKAYNCDVLAQIPIEMSVREGGDSGKPVSFYMPESVSSKRYLQAAEKIWEFIEKVNQEGMVDNSAIQPVMNGKSACSQ comes from the coding sequence TTGAAGGATAAAATTGAAGAAAGACTAAGACAAGTTATATATCCAGGATTTAAAAAAGATATTGTTAGTTTTGGTTTTGTAAAAAAGATTGAAGCAAATGAAAATCAAGCGCATATTGTAGTGGAGATAGTTTCAGCTAATGCACAAATTGCTCAAGAGCTTAAACTAAATATCGCAAATGCTTTAAAAGATTTGAATTTAGAGCTTAATTTAGAAATCATTCAGCCAAAAATTCCTGAAGAAAAAAGCAACACAAGAAGTGGAAAAAATATCGCCCCACAAATTAAAAACTTCCTTATGGTGTCAAGTGGAAAAGGTGGAGTAGGTAAAAGTACGACAACTTTAAATTTAGCAATTTCTTTGGCAAAAATGGGCAAAAGAGTAGGACTTTTAGATGCAGATATTTATGGACCAAACATACCAAGAATGTTAGGTGAGAGTAAGAGTAAGCCTGAAATTGTAGGGCAAAAGATTCGACCTATTTTATCTCATGGTGTTTATATGATGAGTATGGGTGTATTGATAGAAGAAGGCAAAGGTTTAATGTGGCGTGGTTCTATGATCATGAAAGCGATTGAGCAGCTTTTAGCTGATGTGCTTTGGCCTGAACTTGATGTGTTGTTGCTTGACATGCCTCCTGGAACTGGTGATGCGCAAATTACTTTAGCTCAAAGTGTGCCAGTTAGCGCAGGTGTATGTGTAAGCACTCCTCAAGTGGTATCTTTAGATGATAGTAAAAGAGCTTTGGATATGTTTGAAAAATTACATATTCCTGTTGCGGGTATTATAGAAAATATGAGCGGATTCTTATGTCCTGATAATGGCAAAGAATACGACATCTTTGGAAAAGGTACGACTGAAGAAATGGCAAAAGCTTACAATTGTGATGTTTTAGCTCAAATTCCTATCGAGATGAGTGTAAGAGAGGGCGGAGATAGTGGAAAGCCTGTGAGTTTTTATATGCCTGAGAGTGTCAGTTCTAAAAGATATCTACAAGCAGCTGAAAAAATTTGGGAATTTATCGAAAAAGTAAATCAAGAAGGCATGGTAGATAATTCTGCTATTCAACCTGTGATGAATGGTAAAAGTGCGTGTTCGCAATAA
- a CDS encoding glucose-6-phosphate isomerase, producing the protein MLNNTLFFKSQDFKKITAYASRMNDELESGDVGYYHLVDTSLDLIKESKEYIATKPHINSIVLVGMGGSSCGVKALKELLFDHVEEKKLFIIDNTSSHTFTHTMDMLDPKTTLFIIASKSGTTIEVISLFKLIMAHFDLQKGNLHENFVFITDFDSKLHKLGDELNIKCFFIPKNVGGRFSVLSAIGIVPLTFCGYDTKALLEGAKACYVDFFEKKCDQILQKAYHYCTHKSAHINVLFSYGDAFKGFNEWYIQLIAESLGKKQGFKRIGLTPIALIGARDQHSFLQLIMDGPKDKTVTFLKIKDSQKSPNIPNISFNHLQNCDFTNEVNLHDLLNAQCDATMHALIAENLSVDVIELEKLDAYHCGYLMYYYELFTSACGIMLGINTYDQPGVEVGKLILKNMLSK; encoded by the coding sequence ATGCTAAATAATACTTTATTTTTTAAAAGTCAAGATTTTAAAAAAATTACCGCTTATGCTAGTAGAATGAATGATGAGTTAGAAAGTGGCGATGTAGGGTATTATCATCTAGTAGATACAAGCTTAGACTTGATTAAAGAAAGCAAAGAATATATCGCAACCAAACCTCATATAAATAGCATTGTTTTAGTAGGTATGGGCGGATCAAGTTGTGGGGTTAAAGCTTTAAAAGAACTTTTATTTGATCATGTAGAAGAAAAAAAACTTTTTATTATAGACAATACTTCCTCACACACCTTTACACATACTATGGATATGCTTGATCCTAAAACTACGCTTTTTATCATTGCAAGTAAATCAGGCACAACTATAGAAGTAATTTCTTTATTTAAGCTTATCATGGCGCATTTTGACTTACAAAAAGGAAATTTACACGAAAACTTTGTATTTATCACAGATTTTGACTCCAAACTTCATAAGTTAGGCGATGAGTTAAACATAAAATGCTTTTTCATACCTAAAAATGTAGGAGGTAGATTTAGTGTTTTATCTGCGATTGGTATTGTTCCTTTGACTTTTTGTGGTTATGACACCAAAGCCTTGCTAGAGGGTGCAAAAGCTTGCTATGTAGATTTTTTTGAAAAAAAATGCGATCAAATTTTACAAAAAGCTTATCATTATTGTACTCACAAAAGTGCACATATTAATGTGCTTTTTTCCTATGGCGATGCATTTAAAGGTTTTAATGAATGGTATATTCAACTCATTGCTGAAAGTTTAGGTAAAAAACAAGGCTTTAAACGCATAGGATTAACTCCTATTGCTTTAATTGGAGCTAGAGATCAGCACAGTTTTTTACAACTAATCATGGATGGACCTAAAGATAAAACTGTTACTTTTTTAAAAATCAAAGACAGTCAAAAATCACCCAATATCCCAAATATCAGTTTTAATCATTTGCAAAATTGTGACTTCACTAATGAAGTTAACCTGCATGATCTTTTAAATGCCCAATGTGATGCAACCATGCATGCTTTGATTGCTGAAAATTTAAGTGTAGATGTAATAGAACTTGAAAAACTAGATGCATATCACTGTGGATATTTGATGTATTATTATGAACTATTTACCTCAGCTTGTGGTATTATGCTGGGGATAAACACCTATGATCAACCTGGTGTTGAAGTAGGAAAATTAATCCTCAAAAATATGCTTAGTAAATAA
- a CDS encoding bifunctional 2-C-methyl-D-erythritol 4-phosphate cytidylyltransferase/2-C-methyl-D-erythritol 2,4-cyclodiphosphate synthase, with protein MLDISLIMLSAGESSRFNAPVKKQFLRLGDQPLWLYATKNLSSFYPFKQIVVTSGNISHMKKFAPEYHFVQGGSTRAQSLLNALSMVESEYVLVSDVARVLISKNLFNNIVENYDKADCITPVLKVSDTTIYAQEAIDRDKIKLVQTPQLSRTSMLKKALEQNANFTDDSTAIQAIGGKIWYVQGDELAKKITFKEDLKSFNLPTPSWEIFSGNGFDVHEFGEERPLLLGGVKAHESMGLKAHSDGDVLAHALVDALLGAAGLGDIGELFPDNDMQYKNADSMLLLQKAYALVQNYGFELVNADITIIAQTPKMKEFKEAIAFNIAKTLKTTPNKINIKATTTEHLGFIGRKEGIAVLASANLKYFDWMKL; from the coding sequence ATGCTAGATATTTCCTTGATTATGCTGTCAGCTGGGGAGTCTTCAAGGTTTAACGCTCCAGTAAAAAAACAATTTTTAAGGCTAGGTGATCAACCCTTATGGCTTTATGCAACTAAAAATTTAAGCTCTTTTTACCCGTTTAAACAAATAGTTGTTACTTCTGGTAATATTTCTCACATGAAAAAATTTGCTCCTGAATATCATTTTGTTCAAGGTGGCTCCACAAGAGCTCAATCTTTACTTAATGCTTTAAGTATGGTTGAAAGCGAGTATGTTTTAGTTAGCGATGTAGCAAGGGTTTTGATTTCTAAAAATCTTTTTAACAATATCGTAGAAAATTATGACAAAGCAGATTGTATCACACCTGTGCTAAAAGTAAGCGATACAACAATTTATGCGCAAGAAGCCATTGATAGAGATAAAATCAAGCTCGTACAAACCCCACAACTTTCTCGTACAAGTATGCTTAAAAAAGCTTTAGAGCAAAACGCAAATTTTACTGATGATAGCACCGCAATACAAGCTATTGGCGGTAAAATTTGGTATGTACAAGGAGATGAACTTGCTAAAAAAATCACCTTCAAAGAAGATCTAAAAAGCTTTAATCTTCCCACACCTTCTTGGGAAATTTTCAGTGGAAATGGTTTTGATGTGCATGAATTTGGAGAAGAAAGACCTTTGCTTTTAGGCGGAGTTAAAGCACATGAAAGCATGGGATTAAAAGCACACTCTGATGGAGATGTGCTAGCCCATGCTTTAGTCGATGCATTATTAGGAGCAGCGGGGCTTGGGGATATAGGAGAGCTTTTCCCAGATAATGATATGCAGTATAAAAACGCTGATTCTATGCTTTTGTTGCAAAAAGCTTATGCTTTGGTGCAAAATTATGGTTTTGAACTTGTAAATGCTGATATTACCATCATCGCTCAAACTCCCAAGATGAAAGAGTTTAAAGAAGCCATTGCTTTTAATATCGCCAAAACACTAAAAACCACACCTAACAAAATCAACATCAAAGCTACCACTACAGAACACTTAGGTTTTATTGGACGCAAAGAAGGGATCGCTGTTTTAGCAAGTGCAAATTTAAAATATTTTGATTGGATGAAATTATGA
- the galU gene encoding UTP--glucose-1-phosphate uridylyltransferase GalU: MLQTCIFPAAGYGTRFLPATKTLPKEMLPILTKPLIHYGVDEALEAGMETMGFVTGRGKRALEDYFDISYELEHQIAGTKKEYLLSEIRKLIDRCTFTFTRQNEMKGLGDAVLKAKPLVQDEAFGVILADDLCVNENGVNVLAQMVKIYEKYRCSVVAVMEVEPDQVSNYGVIAGNAVEEDLIMVNSMVEKPDPKDAPSNLAIIGRYILTPDIFGILENTKAGKNGEIQLTDALLSQATNNMVLAYKFKGKRFDCGSVEGFVEATNYFYEKSKNAK, encoded by the coding sequence ATGCTTCAAACTTGTATTTTTCCTGCGGCAGGCTATGGTACTAGATTTTTACCTGCGACCAAAACCCTACCTAAAGAAATGCTGCCTATACTAACTAAACCCTTGATTCACTATGGAGTAGATGAGGCTTTAGAAGCAGGCATGGAAACCATGGGCTTTGTAACAGGGCGTGGAAAAAGAGCTTTGGAGGATTATTTTGATATTTCTTATGAACTTGAACACCAAATCGCAGGTACTAAAAAAGAATACCTTTTAAGCGAGATTAGAAAGCTTATTGATCGTTGTACTTTTACTTTTACAAGACAAAATGAAATGAAAGGCTTAGGAGATGCGGTTTTAAAAGCAAAACCTTTAGTACAAGATGAAGCTTTTGGAGTGATTTTAGCTGATGATTTATGTGTCAATGAAAACGGAGTTAATGTTTTAGCCCAAATGGTCAAAATTTATGAAAAATATCGTTGCTCTGTTGTGGCCGTGATGGAAGTTGAACCTGATCAAGTTTCAAACTATGGTGTGATCGCTGGAAATGCTGTGGAAGAGGATTTAATCATGGTAAATTCTATGGTAGAAAAACCTGATCCAAAAGATGCGCCAAGTAATTTAGCGATCATAGGAAGATACATCTTAACACCTGATATTTTTGGTATTTTAGAAAACACCAAAGCAGGTAAAAATGGTGAAATACAACTTACCGATGCCTTGCTTTCACAAGCAACTAATAATATGGTTTTAGCTTATAAATTCAAAGGGAAAAGATTTGATTGTGGGAGCGTAGAAGGCTTTGTAGAAGCGACAAATTATTTTTATGAGAAAAGCAAAAATGCTAAATAA
- a CDS encoding sulfate adenylyltransferase: MASQRKNSIIISEEEYEVLCFIKQGIFGSFTKLMNQKERDEVLATGMIHNQKIPYTLTFAPASTKENNAVLENAKVGDKIDFICNDKAIGHIILESKFENDKNSNDIFRPNACLIQDFGKTCISGEFEIYHNHIKAIKEDFEKIKKRLNPSNITAIVSSFDPFHRAHERILRWAIEESDLVIIFLIESYENNGLSLKLKKRCFDVFAQNYLPSSRVLLIPLHNIKIFASHLNPVLECALAKSFDCNKVFVGQNHAGLGMYFNQNRAFTVLDDFAKDYNIEVTILPEFVFCDECKMIVSTKSCPHGAHHHMKYHGDSLKNLLRLGIIPPAVFIRREISALILSELFPNRFHNKQNIYSNLFPTHGILEYRSDKEFYEQLIKLHQMSYMV; the protein is encoded by the coding sequence ATGGCATCACAAAGAAAAAATAGCATTATAATTTCAGAAGAAGAATACGAGGTTTTATGTTTCATCAAACAAGGAATTTTCGGCTCTTTTACCAAGTTGATGAATCAAAAAGAAAGAGATGAAGTTTTAGCTACAGGAATGATCCATAACCAAAAAATTCCTTACACTCTTACCTTTGCACCTGCTAGCACCAAAGAAAACAATGCGGTTTTAGAAAATGCAAAAGTAGGCGACAAAATAGACTTTATCTGTAATGATAAAGCCATAGGACATATCATCTTAGAAAGCAAATTTGAAAATGATAAAAATAGCAATGATATTTTTAGACCAAATGCATGCTTGATTCAAGACTTTGGAAAAACTTGCATTAGCGGTGAATTTGAAATTTATCACAATCACATTAAAGCTATAAAAGAAGACTTTGAAAAAATCAAAAAAAGACTCAATCCTTCCAACATCACTGCCATTGTTTCAAGCTTTGATCCATTTCATAGAGCTCATGAGAGAATTTTAAGATGGGCTATAGAAGAATCTGACTTAGTGATCATCTTTCTCATAGAGTCTTATGAAAACAACGGTCTAAGTTTGAAGCTTAAAAAACGCTGCTTTGATGTTTTTGCGCAAAATTATTTGCCATCTTCTAGAGTTTTACTCATACCTTTGCACAATATCAAAATTTTTGCCTCGCATTTAAATCCTGTGCTTGAATGTGCTTTAGCTAAAAGCTTTGACTGTAACAAGGTTTTTGTAGGGCAAAATCACGCAGGACTTGGAATGTATTTTAACCAAAACAGAGCCTTTACTGTGCTTGATGATTTTGCAAAAGATTACAACATAGAAGTTACCATACTTCCTGAATTTGTATTTTGCGATGAATGCAAGATGATAGTAAGCACTAAATCATGCCCACACGGTGCACATCATCATATGAAATACCACGGAGATTCTTTAAAAAATTTACTTAGACTTGGTATCATTCCGCCAGCAGTTTTTATAAGGAGAGAAATTTCAGCTTTGATTTTATCCGAGCTTTTCCCAAATCGCTTTCATAATAAACAAAATATCTATAGCAATCTTTTCCCTACGCATGGTATTTTAGAATATCGAAGCGACAAAGAATTTTACGAACAACTTATAAAACTTCATCAAATGTCATATATGGTGTAA